In a single window of the Jiangella alba genome:
- the dapB gene encoding 4-hydroxy-tetrahydrodipicolinate reductase → MTLRVAVIGAAGRMGQQVVDAVEHADGLELAGRFDVGDDLGDLGGADVAVEFTVPGASLANVLHCVEQGVHAVVGTTGWTDESLGQVRAALAVQPKVGVLIAPNFAIGAVLTMRFAAQAARFYESVEVIELHHPDKVDAPSGTAIRTAEMIAEARRAADVPSAPDATASGLDGARGARVEGVPVHAVRLRGLVAHEEVLLGSPGETLTIRHDSFDRASFMPGVLAGVRGVVDRPGLTVGLEEILDL, encoded by the coding sequence ATGACGTTGCGGGTGGCGGTGATCGGCGCGGCCGGTCGGATGGGTCAGCAGGTGGTCGACGCGGTCGAGCACGCCGACGGTCTGGAGCTGGCCGGACGGTTCGACGTGGGCGACGACCTCGGCGACCTGGGCGGTGCCGACGTCGCGGTGGAGTTCACCGTGCCGGGCGCGTCGCTGGCCAACGTGCTGCACTGCGTGGAGCAGGGCGTGCACGCGGTGGTCGGCACGACCGGATGGACCGACGAGTCGCTGGGCCAGGTCCGGGCGGCGCTGGCCGTGCAGCCGAAAGTAGGTGTGCTCATCGCGCCGAACTTCGCGATCGGAGCGGTGCTGACGATGCGGTTCGCCGCACAGGCGGCCCGGTTCTACGAGTCGGTCGAGGTGATCGAGCTGCACCACCCCGACAAGGTCGACGCGCCCAGCGGGACGGCGATCCGGACGGCCGAGATGATCGCCGAGGCCCGCCGGGCGGCGGACGTCCCGTCGGCGCCCGACGCGACGGCGAGCGGGCTCGACGGCGCCCGTGGTGCTCGGGTCGAGGGCGTGCCGGTGCATGCGGTCCGGCTGCGTGGTCTGGTCGCGCACGAGGAGGTGCTGCTCGGGTCGCCCGGAGAGACGCTGACGATCCGGCACGACTCCTTCGACCGCGCGTCGTTCATGCCGGGCGTGCTGGCCGGCGTGCGCGGTGTCGTCGACCGGCCTGGGCTGACGGTCGGACTCGAGGAGATCCTCGACCTGTGA
- the ggt gene encoding gamma-glutamyltransferase yields MGVQRSRRTTAAVLAGAIAAAGAGLLAPAEAAEAERSGPAEPAGQTERGGQVDAVGQPGRAGLPEQAGASQGRPSQPEKQPTATGYGGAVATVDADATAAGLQALRRGGTAADAAVAAAAALGVSEPFSAGIGGGGFFVYYDARSGEVSTLDGRESAPATATEDRFIDPATGAPLAFADARVSGLSVGTPGTLATWAEALDRWGRFDLARNLRPAIDLAEDGFVVDETFRSQVAANVAIFADFPATAELYLPAGVPPAVGTVLPNPDLADTYRQIARDGIDVFYEGPIAGEIAATVQDPPVRDGATRVVRPGDLTADDLAGYEVIEREPTVVDYRGLQVYGMPPPSSGGSTVGEALNILKNFDLGGMDEAQALHHYLEATALAFADRNRYVGDPDVIDVPLDELLSQEFADERACLLDADAAAPKPVAPGVPDGDYGDGCASAADPVSVPDEGSTTHLTTADRWGNVVAYTLTIEQTGGSGIAVPGRGFLLNNELTDFNFAPTQGSAPDPNLPGPDKRPRSSMAPTIVLDEDGEPLLAVGSPGGATIIGTVLQTLVNRIDLGMDLPGALAAPRLFQPNAVNTSAENAIATGPLGALLRDDYGHSLAATAEIGAATGIEFLGRHRLQAVAEPVRRGGGSAGVLLPMRWPRN; encoded by the coding sequence ATGGGTGTGCAGCGGAGTAGACGGACGACGGCCGCGGTGCTGGCCGGGGCGATCGCGGCGGCAGGGGCCGGTCTCCTCGCCCCCGCGGAAGCGGCCGAGGCCGAGCGTTCCGGGCCGGCGGAACCGGCTGGGCAGACTGAGCGCGGCGGGCAGGTCGACGCAGTAGGGCAGCCCGGGCGGGCGGGGCTGCCCGAACAGGCCGGGGCGTCCCAGGGGCGCCCGTCGCAGCCAGAGAAGCAGCCGACGGCGACGGGGTATGGCGGCGCTGTCGCGACCGTCGACGCCGATGCGACGGCGGCCGGGTTGCAGGCGCTGCGCCGGGGCGGGACGGCGGCCGACGCGGCGGTGGCGGCGGCCGCGGCGCTGGGCGTCAGCGAGCCGTTCTCCGCGGGCATCGGCGGCGGCGGGTTCTTCGTGTACTACGACGCCAGGTCCGGCGAGGTCAGCACGCTCGACGGGCGCGAGAGCGCGCCGGCGACGGCCACCGAGGATCGGTTCATCGACCCCGCGACGGGCGCTCCGCTGGCGTTCGCCGACGCGCGGGTGAGCGGGCTGTCGGTCGGGACGCCGGGCACGCTGGCCACCTGGGCCGAGGCGCTGGACCGCTGGGGCCGCTTCGACCTCGCCCGCAACCTGCGCCCCGCCATCGACCTGGCCGAGGACGGGTTCGTGGTCGACGAGACGTTCCGGTCGCAGGTCGCGGCGAACGTGGCGATCTTCGCCGACTTCCCGGCGACGGCCGAGCTGTACCTGCCGGCCGGCGTGCCGCCCGCCGTCGGCACCGTCCTGCCCAACCCCGACCTCGCCGACACCTACCGGCAGATCGCCCGCGACGGCATCGACGTGTTCTACGAGGGCCCGATCGCCGGCGAGATCGCGGCCACCGTCCAGGACCCGCCGGTCCGCGACGGCGCCACGCGCGTCGTCCGCCCCGGAGACCTGACGGCGGACGACCTGGCCGGCTACGAGGTGATCGAGCGCGAACCGACCGTCGTCGACTACCGCGGCCTGCAGGTCTACGGCATGCCGCCGCCGTCGTCCGGCGGATCGACCGTCGGCGAGGCGCTGAACATCCTCAAGAACTTCGACCTCGGCGGCATGGACGAGGCGCAGGCGCTGCACCACTACCTCGAGGCGACGGCGCTCGCGTTCGCCGACCGCAACCGCTACGTCGGCGACCCCGACGTCATCGACGTGCCGCTCGACGAGTTGCTGTCGCAGGAGTTCGCCGACGAGCGCGCCTGCCTGCTCGACGCCGACGCGGCGGCGCCGAAGCCGGTCGCGCCGGGCGTGCCGGACGGCGACTACGGCGACGGCTGCGCGTCAGCTGCCGACCCGGTCAGCGTGCCCGACGAGGGGTCCACCACGCACCTGACCACGGCCGACCGCTGGGGCAACGTCGTCGCGTACACGTTGACGATCGAGCAGACCGGCGGCAGCGGCATCGCCGTCCCCGGCCGCGGCTTCCTGCTCAACAACGAGCTGACCGACTTCAACTTCGCGCCGACGCAGGGCAGCGCGCCCGACCCGAACCTGCCCGGCCCGGACAAGCGGCCGCGCTCGTCCATGGCGCCGACGATCGTGCTCGACGAGGACGGCGAACCGCTGCTGGCGGTCGGCAGCCCCGGCGGCGCGACGATCATCGGGACGGTGCTGCAGACGCTGGTCAACCGCATCGACCTCGGCATGGACCTGCCCGGCGCGCTCGCCGCTCCGCGACTGTTCCAGCCCAACGCCGTGAACACCTCGGCCGAGAACGCCATCGCGACCGGTCCGCTCGGCGCCCTCCTGCGTGATGACTACGGGCACTCGCTCGCGGCGACGGCTGAGATCGGCGCCGCGACGGGGATCGAGTTCCTCGGACGCCATCGGCTGCAGGCGGTCGCGGAGCCGGTCCGCCGCGGCGGCGGCAGCGCCGGCGTGCTGCTGCCCATGCGCTGGCCGAGGAACTGA
- a CDS encoding AzlD domain-containing protein → MTGVWVAVIVASVGCYALKLAGVSLPSSILERDDVQRVATLLPVAMLAGLVAVELFDAGGSLGLDLRLLAGVAAGVVALFLRQSFLVVIIVAAAVTALLRALT, encoded by the coding sequence ATGACGGGGGTCTGGGTCGCGGTGATCGTCGCCTCGGTCGGCTGCTACGCGCTCAAACTGGCGGGCGTGTCGCTGCCCTCGTCGATCCTGGAGCGCGACGACGTGCAGCGGGTGGCGACGCTGCTGCCGGTCGCGATGCTGGCCGGCCTCGTGGCCGTCGAGCTGTTCGATGCCGGCGGCTCGCTCGGCCTCGACCTGCGCCTCCTCGCCGGCGTCGCCGCCGGTGTCGTCGCCCTGTTCCTGCGCCAGTCCTTCCTCGTCGTCATCATCGTCGCCGCCGCGGTGACGGCGCTCCTACGCGCCCTCACCTGA
- a CDS encoding AzlC family ABC transporter permease codes for MSDESRSAIRRDAAGIAAYAAAFGASFGAVSVASGLTVWQTMVLSLVMFSGASQFALVGVIGAGGAGLAAVPTALLLGVRNAFYGVPLTRILGRRSLAGPRRLATAHLVIDETTAMAVGRDGRAAQRYAFWITGVLLFLLWNAGSLVGAVGGSAIGEPETLGLDAMIPAAFLALLWPRLRSAEGRWVAAGGALVATALIPLVPAGVPVLAAAPIAVVAGLLPRRGQEAAR; via the coding sequence ATGAGTGACGAATCGCGCTCCGCGATCCGGCGCGACGCCGCCGGCATCGCCGCGTACGCCGCGGCGTTCGGCGCCTCCTTCGGCGCCGTCTCCGTCGCGTCCGGCCTCACCGTGTGGCAGACGATGGTGCTGAGCCTGGTGATGTTCAGCGGCGCGTCGCAGTTCGCGCTGGTCGGCGTCATCGGCGCCGGCGGTGCGGGTCTGGCGGCCGTGCCGACGGCGCTGCTGCTCGGCGTGCGGAACGCGTTCTACGGGGTGCCGCTGACGCGGATCCTCGGCCGGCGGTCGCTGGCCGGGCCGCGCCGGCTGGCGACGGCGCACCTGGTCATCGACGAGACGACGGCGATGGCGGTCGGGCGCGACGGGCGGGCGGCGCAGCGGTACGCGTTCTGGATCACTGGCGTGCTGCTGTTCCTGCTGTGGAACGCCGGCTCACTGGTGGGTGCGGTGGGTGGGTCGGCGATCGGTGAGCCGGAGACGCTCGGGCTGGACGCCATGATCCCGGCCGCGTTCCTGGCGCTGCTGTGGCCGCGGCTGCGTTCTGCTGAAGGACGGTGGGTCGCGGCCGGCGGGGCGTTGGTGGCGACGGCGTTGATCCCGCTGGTCCCGGCCGGCGTGCCCGTGCTCGCGGCCGCGCCGATCGCCGTCGTGGCCGGCCTGCTGCCGCGGCGTGGCCAGGAGGCGGCGCGATGA
- a CDS encoding DUF2461 domain-containing protein, with product MTFAGIPVEALDFYEDLENDNTKSFWAAHKHVYEQSVRDPMRALADELSPEFGDVRFFRPYRDVRFAADKSPYKTHQGVVVGGHYVHVGAPGLFIAVGYYQMAPDQIARYRVAVDDDRRGSALVDIVESVRDAGYVVDGEALKTRPRGYDADHPRIDLLRQKALVGWTDAGAPDWLHTPSAAARVAAAWRELAPLKGWLDDHVGPSDQPRR from the coding sequence GTGACGTTCGCCGGCATCCCGGTCGAGGCGCTCGACTTCTACGAGGACCTCGAGAACGACAACACCAAGTCGTTCTGGGCCGCGCACAAGCACGTCTACGAGCAGTCGGTCCGCGATCCCATGCGCGCCCTCGCCGACGAACTGTCCCCCGAGTTCGGTGACGTCCGGTTCTTCCGCCCGTACCGCGACGTCCGGTTCGCCGCCGACAAATCGCCGTACAAGACCCACCAGGGCGTCGTGGTCGGCGGCCACTACGTGCACGTCGGCGCGCCCGGCCTGTTCATCGCCGTCGGCTACTACCAGATGGCGCCCGACCAGATCGCCCGCTACCGCGTCGCCGTCGACGACGACCGGCGGGGCTCGGCGCTCGTCGACATCGTCGAGTCCGTCCGCGACGCGGGGTACGTCGTCGACGGCGAGGCGCTGAAGACCCGCCCGCGCGGCTACGACGCCGACCACCCACGCATCGACTTGCTGCGGCAGAAGGCGCTGGTCGGCTGGACCGACGCCGGCGCACCCGACTGGCTGCACACGCCGTCGGCGGCGGCCCGGGTCGCCGCGGCGTGGCGCGAGCTGGCGCCGCTGAAGGGGTGGCTCGACGACCATGTCGGGCCGTCCGACCAGCCGCGCCGCTGA
- a CDS encoding GNAT family N-acetyltransferase, whose product MSEQPVADRSVRLAWAADTDAIGAVQARAWTASYAPLLPAALLADVDAPTFAAAWREAVTRPPSARHRVLVALEAGRVVGFAATAPSEDPDTQPGDGEVVAFHVDPAALGEGHGSRLLAAVADTLRADGFTRARIWLVVGDDALRGFLEPAGWAPDTAHRTLDLTGDGTATLRQVRLHTSLAEDES is encoded by the coding sequence GTGTCCGAGCAGCCCGTAGCCGATCGTTCCGTCCGTCTCGCCTGGGCCGCCGACACCGACGCCATCGGCGCCGTGCAGGCCCGGGCGTGGACGGCGTCCTACGCCCCCCTGTTGCCGGCGGCCCTGCTGGCCGACGTCGACGCCCCGACGTTCGCGGCCGCGTGGCGCGAGGCCGTCACCCGCCCGCCGTCCGCGCGCCACCGGGTGCTCGTCGCGCTCGAGGCCGGCCGGGTGGTCGGGTTCGCCGCCACGGCGCCGTCCGAGGACCCCGACACCCAGCCCGGCGACGGCGAGGTGGTCGCGTTCCACGTCGACCCCGCCGCACTCGGCGAGGGGCACGGTTCCCGGCTGCTGGCCGCGGTCGCCGACACCCTGCGCGCCGACGGCTTCACCCGCGCGCGCATCTGGCTGGTCGTCGGCGACGACGCCCTGCGCGGGTTCCTCGAACCGGCCGGTTGGGCGCCCGACACCGCGCACCGCACACTCGACCTCACCGGCGACGGCACGGCCACGCTGCGACAGGTGCGGCTGCACACGTCGCTCGCGGAGGACGAGTCGTGA
- a CDS encoding nitric oxide synthase oxygenase, which yields MTTDGTHHHPGLPDVPIHSVDLSEAEAFFRQHAAENPHAPDPDERFSEALVEFGRRGAFSHTSEELEFGAQVAWRNANRCIGRLYWRSLIVRDRRNVRTADGVAAECVEHLRVATNGGRIRPVLTLFAPDQPGRPAPRLHNAQLIRYAGYQGLDSVIGDPAQTEFTRWAESLGWSGKGTDFDVLPLAIETPEDGVRLFDIPGDAVLEVPLTHPEFPWFAELDLRWHAVPAISSMPLRIGGITYRTAPFNGWYMGTEIGSRNLVDADRYDRMTQVGRLLGLNVDDVRTLWKDRVLVEINRAVLHSFDAAGVKIADHHHESELFMRFVAKEERAGRTPHAEWSWVVPPMSGTTSPVYHRYYDDSTALPGFLPSPGWTPPQDGDAPAGCPHHAQTGA from the coding sequence GTGACGACCGATGGGACGCACCACCATCCGGGCCTTCCAGACGTTCCGATCCACTCCGTCGACCTCAGCGAAGCCGAGGCGTTCTTCCGGCAGCACGCGGCCGAGAACCCGCACGCCCCCGATCCCGACGAGCGGTTCAGCGAGGCGCTGGTCGAGTTCGGCCGCCGCGGCGCGTTCAGCCACACCAGCGAGGAGCTCGAGTTCGGCGCCCAGGTGGCCTGGCGCAACGCCAACCGTTGCATCGGCCGGCTCTACTGGCGCAGCCTGATCGTCCGCGACCGCCGCAACGTCCGCACCGCCGACGGCGTCGCGGCCGAGTGCGTCGAACACCTGCGCGTCGCCACGAACGGCGGGCGCATCCGGCCGGTCCTGACGCTGTTCGCGCCCGATCAGCCCGGCCGGCCGGCGCCGCGGCTGCACAACGCCCAGCTGATCCGGTACGCGGGCTACCAGGGCCTCGACTCCGTCATCGGCGACCCCGCGCAGACCGAGTTCACCCGCTGGGCCGAGAGCCTGGGCTGGTCGGGCAAGGGCACCGACTTCGACGTGCTCCCGCTGGCCATCGAGACCCCCGAGGACGGCGTCCGGCTGTTCGACATCCCCGGCGACGCCGTCCTCGAGGTACCTCTCACGCACCCGGAGTTCCCCTGGTTCGCCGAGCTCGACCTCCGGTGGCACGCCGTCCCGGCGATCTCGTCGATGCCGCTGCGCATCGGCGGCATCACCTACCGGACGGCGCCGTTCAACGGCTGGTACATGGGGACCGAGATCGGCTCGCGCAACCTCGTCGACGCCGACCGGTACGACCGCATGACACAGGTCGGCCGGCTGCTCGGGCTGAACGTCGACGACGTGCGGACGCTGTGGAAGGACCGCGTCCTCGTCGAGATCAACCGCGCGGTGCTGCACTCGTTCGACGCCGCCGGGGTGAAGATCGCCGACCACCACCACGAATCCGAGCTGTTCATGCGGTTCGTCGCCAAGGAGGAGCGGGCCGGACGCACCCCGCACGCCGAGTGGTCGTGGGTCGTCCCGCCGATGTCCGGCACCACGTCGCCCGTCTACCACCGCTACTACGACGACTCCACGGCGCTGCCCGGTTTCCTGCCCAGCCCCGGCTGGACGCCACCGCAGGACGGCGACGCGCCGGCCGGTTGCCCCCACCACGCGCAGACCGGCGCGTAG